TAGAACTTGGTCAAGTAGCTGACCTACGTAACGTAGTAGAAGGCGATCCAAGCCCATGTGGTCAAGGTACGCTAATGCTTAAACGTGGTATCGAAGTGGGTCACATCTTCCAGCTTGGTAATGTGTACTCTGAATCAATGAACTGTGGTGTTCTCGATTCAAACGGTAAGAACGTTATCCTAGAAATGGGCTGTTACGGTATCGGTGTATCACGTGTTGTTGCTTCTGCCATTGAGCAGAACCATGATAAATACGGCATCATCTGGCCAGACGCACTAGCGCCTTTCCAAGTTGCTATCGTACCGATGAACATGCACAAATCTGAGCGCGTTCAAGAAGCGGCTGAGAAGCTATACGCTGAACTGACTGCAATGGGTATCGAAGTGCTATTCGATGACCGTAAAGAACGCCCAGGCGTTATGTTCTCTGATATGGAACTGATCGGTATCCCTCACACTATCGTGATTGGCGACCGCAGCATGGACGAAGGCAACTTCGAATACAAGAACCGTCGCAGCGGCGAGAAAACGGCTGTCGCGATGGCAGATATCGTTGAGCACCTAAAAGCACAACTTGCTTAATCAGTGTTAAGAGATGCAAAAGGCCGATGGAAACATCGGCCTTTTTTATTGGAAGCGACAAAACATAAACTTGTCATCCCCAAGAGGGAGGGACGACCGAGTTGGGGAGCTCGCTTTCAAAGAACAAAAACAAGATTCCCTACTCGCGCTAACGCGCTCTATGGAATGACAAGCCTAGACGAGATGCGACAAAACATAAACTTGTCATCCCCGAGAGGGAGGGACGACCGAGTTGGGGATCTCGCTTTCAAATAACAAAACAAGATTCCCTACTCGCGCTAACGCGCTCTATGGAATGACAAGCCTAGACGAGGAGCGACAAAACACAAACTTGTCATCCCCAAGAGGGAGGGACGACCGAGTTGGGGATCTCGCTTTCAAAGAACAAAACAAGATTCCCTACTCGCGCTCACGCGCTCTATGGAATGACAAGCCTAGACGAGGTGCGACAAAACACAAACTTGTCATCCCCGAGAGGGAGGTACGACCGAGTTGGGGATCTCGCTTTGAAATAACAAAACAAGATTCCCTACTCGCGCTTTACTCCAAAGGCTCTGTTGGTGCTTGGCTGGCAACCTTTTTCGGTGCAAATGGCACGTCCACCAGCGCCTGTTCATTGCCATCAATCAACTCACCGAAATGAAAAATCCCATACTCACCAGGCTTCATTCGATGCCAAGTTTCGTTGTCTGTTAAGGGCTGAGTCGCAATCACCGAGACAATATCATTTGGGGTCGTTTCTTCTTGGAAGTTGATTTCCACATCTTCATCTATCAAAGAAGCTTTGCCAAAAGGCGCGCGTCGAGTGATCCAATAAAGATGATTGGTGCAATAGGTCATGACGTACTCGCCATCGGAAAGCAACATATTGAATACGCCTTTCTCCCTCAACCCATCACAAATCTCAGCAATAAAACGAAACACACCAACCATATCCTGAGGTGGCTCTGGATAGCGTTGTTCTAACTGCTTTAGCAGCCAACAAAATGCAAGCTCACTGTCTGTTTGACCAACGGGACGAAAACGTCCAGTAACCAGATCTTGGTAATCGGTTAATTGTCCATTATGAGCAAAGGTCCAATAACGTCCCCACAACTCGCGGGTAAAAGGATGGGTATTTTCGAGGTTAACCGCCCCACGATTCGCTTGGCGAATATGACTGATCACCGCAAGGCTCTTAATTGGATAGTTCTGAACCAGTTCGGCAATTTTTGAATCACAGCTTGGGTTAGGATCTTTAAAAGTACGAAAGCCTTTACCTTCATAAAAGGTAATGCCCCAGCCGTCACGGTGTGGCCCTGTGTTGCCACCACGCTGCATCAGACCGGTAAAACTGAAACAGATATCAGTTGGTACATTGGCGCTCATTCCGAGCAATTCACACATGGCTTATCTCACTCCCTCTCTTGCCATTTACAGCGACTTTTATGCAGTCGCTGTAAACCTAAACCGTGTGGTTTGGAATGAAGATTACTTCTCCATTTCCTTCTCGATCAGTTGAATCACAATGTGAATGATCTTGATGTGGATCTCTTGAATACGATCGGCATAGCCAAAGTGTGGAACACGAATTTCAATATCCGCGCAACCAGCCATCTTGCCACCATCTTTACCCGTTAGAGCGATGGTTTTCATGCCTTTTGCTTTCGCAGCATCAATCGCATTTAGGATATTGCCAGAATTGCCTGATGTAGATAGACCAAACAGAACATCACCTTTCGCGCCTACCGCTTCTACATAACGAGAAAAGACAAAATCGTACCCAAAGTCGTTACTCACGCAAGATAGATGGCTTGGATCTGAAATAGCGATGCCTGGGTAACCAGGACGGTTTTCACGGTAACGACCAGTCAGTTCTTCAGCAAAATGCATTGCGTCACAGTGAGAACCACCGTTACCGCAAGATAAAACTTTTCCGCCTTGTTTGAATGAATCCGCAATCAACTTCGCCGCCGCTTCAATTTGGGCGATATTGTGGTCATCACTTAAGAACTTGTTCAGCACGTCAGCAGCTTCTGTTAGCTCGCTTTTAATCAAATCCTGGTACATAAGCACTCTCTTGAATTCTATTTTGATTGGAGGGCAGTCACACCCATTAACTTATCTGAGTTTACTTGAACCAGTGCAACTGTCGATAGTTAGCAAGCAAGATTTCAATGATTCTTGACCTTTCACGTATACAAAATCGCCATCACCGCCCATTTATAGAATCTTTACTCTACATAGATCACTTTTTAGACAAATATTGGTTTTACATTTTATTAATATCTCGATTACAATTTAACTGGTTAGACCACTTATTCAAATACAGACGTACAAGTAATACCAACAAAGTCTGCAAAAGGAACCTCTATATGGATATCTTGCTCTCTATTCTTGGCTTTGCCGTTATCCTCGGTATTTGCCTCTATCACCGAACCTCTCTTGTCGTGACGATTGGCGCTTTGACAGCAACCATGATCACGTTAACGGCATTGGGTAACGCGGGCTCTATTGCCTGGGTTCTCTATCTGGCTGCGCTTGCCGTGTTGGCAATCCCATCGATTCGCCAATCGCTGATTAGTCGCAAAGCGCTGACTCTGTTTCGTAAAGTGTTACCAGCCATGTCCCAAACCGAAAAAGAGGCACTGGATGCAGGTACGGTGTGGTGGGAAGCAGAATTGTTTAAAGGCAAACCCGATTGGGATAAGTTACATGCCATCAAAGCGCCCAAGTTGAGTGCTGAAGAACAAGCTTTTCTTGATGGCCCAGTTGAAGAAGTCTGTGCCATGGTCTCTGACTATCAAGTGACCCACGAATTGGCCGATCTTCCGCCACAAGTCTGGCAATATTTAAAAGATCATAAGTTCTTCGCCATGATCATTAAAAAGCAATATGGTGGTCTTGAGTTCTCCGCCTATGCACAATCATTAGTCCTTCAAAAATTGACTGGCGTTTCTGGTGTGCTTTCTTCGACGGTCGGCGTTCCTAACTCACTTGGACCGGGAGAATTACTGCAACATTACGGTACCCAAGCGCAAAAAGAGTACTACTTACCGCGTCTTGCCCAAGGTAAAGAGATCCCATGTTTCGCTTTAACCAGCCCTGAAGCAGGGTCAGATGCAGGCGCAATCCCTGATTACGGTGTGGTTTGCTACGGCGACTGGCAAGGCGAAAAAGTACTCGGTATGCGCTTAACATGGAATAAACGCTACATTACTCTGGCCCCTGTCGCGACTGTTCTTGGGCTGGCATTTAAGTTGCGAGACCCCGATGGTTTGCTTGGTGAGAAAAAAGATCTTGGCATTACTTGTGCGCTGATCCCTACTCACTTAAAAGGGGTTGAAATTGGCAATCGCCACTTCCCACTCAATGTCCCTTTCCAAAACGGTCCAACCCGAGCTAACGATCTTTTTGTCCCGATCGATTACATCATTGGTGGCGAAAAGATGGCAGGACAAGGCTGGCGCATGTTGGTTGAGTGCCTTTCAGTAGGGCGTGGTATTACGCTACCTTCCAACTCAACTGGTGGCATCAAAACCGCCGCACTTGCAACTGGTGCCTATGCCCGAATCCGTCGTCAGTTCAAGCAGCCGATTGGTCATATGGAAGGGGTAGAAGAACCGTTAGCTCGCCTTGCTGGCAATGCCTATGTCATGGATGCAGCCAGCGAGTTGACCGTTGCTGGCATCGACTTAGGAGAAAAACCTTCCGTTATCTCTGCCATTGTGAAGTACCACTGTACCCACCGCGGTCAACGCAGCATCATTGATGCAATGGACATTGTCGGCGGTAAAGGTATTTGCCTTGGCCCATCTAACTTTTTGGCCCGCGGCTACCAAGGCGCCCCTATTGCCGTCACAGTGGAAGGCGCCAACATTTTAACTCGCTCGATGATCATCTTTGGTCAAGGTGCGATTCGCTGTCATCCGTATGTATTGAGTGAGATGGAAGCTGCGTACTCTGATCACAGTGATGCTCTAACCCAGTTTGATGCCGCGCTCGCGGGTCATGTAAGCTTTACCATTAGTAACCTAGTACGCAGCTTCTGGCTAGGCCTTACTGATGGCCGTTTCTCTGCTTCGCCCGTCAAAGACCAAACTCAACGCTACTATCAGCAGTTGAATCGCTACAGCGCGAATATCGCTCTGCTTGCCGATATCTCAATGGCAGTCTTAGGTGGCTCACTAAAACGCAAAGAACGCCTCTCCGCTCGTTTAGGTGATGTACTGAGCCAACTCTATCTCAGCTCAGCAACACTCAAACGTTTCGATATTGAAGGTCGCAACGAGCAAGATCTACCTTTGGTTCATTGGGGGATGCAAGACAGCTTGTACCAAACCGAACGAGCCATTGAAGGTTTGCTGGCTAACTTCCCAAATAAAACGGTGGCAGCACTACTTAAGTTTATCGTCATGCCACTTGGTCGCGCACGCAAAGCGCCAAGTGATAAACTGGATAGCCAAGTCGCACAACTGCTGCAAACACCCAGTGACACTCGTTCTCGACTAGGTCGAAATCAGTACCTGACTGCCAGTGAGTACAACCCCGCCGGACGCATTGAGCAGGCTCTGCATATCATTCTTAAAGCAGAACCACTGTTTGATAAAGTGTGTCAAGCCCAAGGCAAACGTAAGCCATTCTTGATGCTCGATAAAATTGCCCAGCAAGGATTAGAGTTAGGTGTTCTTGAACAACAAGAGGCTCAACTGCTTATCGAAGCGGAGCAACAACGCTTGTATGTGATCAATGTTGATGATTTTGACCCACAAGAACTGGCGGCAAAACCTTTGCAGCCACTGGCGATGGGTGAAGTCGCGTAAGTCGTGCTAAATAACAACAAAGGGCTGCAATGCAGCCCTTTTTACTGACCATCAAGGTCGTTCCATTACTTCTTTGGCATTTCCAATTGCATCTCAGGAATCGCCGCGCGTTTGGCTTTGAGTTTGCGCATCACAAACCAAATCACCAAGCCCAAAATCACCACCACCACATTACCAATCGCGATGATTAACATGCTCTTCTTACGCTGTGCTTCTCGCGCTTCAGCAATGCGTTTCTCGGCCAGCAACTTAGCTTGCTTTTCTCGCTCTTGCTCTTGCAAGCGGCGGGTTTCTGCCAAGTCGATATCTTTCACTACGCTATAAGTATGCTCGCTTAACGGGAACATCAACTCACGACCGGAACCGAGTTCCGTGGCGTATGCTTCACCTTGCCACGAGTACTCACCGATCACACCCGAGTATGGAATAGCCAGTTCAACGTTCATCGACTCAGCGGATGCCGCAGCACCTTCCACTGCAATGGTTACCCCTTGCGCATCAGTATGTTCAATATGAGCGGCTAAACTGCCCGGCTCAATCATGCCTTGCTCACCGGTAAATATCACTTGATGTGATTGCTGTTCCTGGCGAGATTGAATAAACGTAAGTGTGATTGGGTTAGGATACACTAATACCTCTTGCTCTTGAGCACGCAAAAACACCCCATTACCAGATGTGATCCGCACTCGATATTTGCCCGGCGCAGGGGTAATAGGCAACTTCACCGTAAACACCCCATCGCCCGCTTTTTCGTCCAAGTCGATACCGTCATCGGCAAACTCACCAATTTCAATCGGCACCGGACGCGCCTCTTTGATCAGCGACTCTTCATTTTCGACAAACTTGGTAAAGGTCACTTTAAGTTTTACACGGTCAAGAAAGTCGCGCAGTAACAGAGGTTTATCATCAGACGTTAAACGAGCGGTGAACTTAATCTGCTCATCTTGGAAAAGTCGCTCAGGCAAGACGTCAGAAGAGAGCTTGAGATGTGAAATAAGCTTAATCTTATTTTTAGGCGTCACTTTACCCACCGCTTGCCAAGGACCTGGCATAGGTTTTTCAATCGAGATAATGTCCATCGCTGATTCTTGATACCAACGAACATTATCTGGATGACGATGTGAGTAATATTTGCGCCCGTCTGGGCGCACCAGTACCACAGGCACTGAGTTTTCTGCGCGATAAATGACAAAAGTGATCTGTTCGATACTCGGATCGACACGGAAACGGTTGTCGAGCAAAGACATTGAGGCACTCTGCGTTGCAAAACAGAGAGAACTAACTAACAGCCCTAACAGGGCGAATCCAATCCTCAACATCTTTTCTCCTATTGACGCCAAAGGCAACTACCGTTTTTTTCAACGATATCTAATCGACTATTGTGTGCCTCTATTTCATCGGCGGTTGCACGCAAAACCTTTAGCGATTTTCGCTCGCCGGAAACACGTTTTATCGACTCGCCTCCCACTCCTTCACTATTGCTACCCGTATTAAACTGCAGTGATGTTTGCCCACCTGTCATCAGGAGGTAGACGTCAGCTAGAATCTCCGCATCGAGCAATGCCCCGTGGAGAGTACGGTGTGAGTTATCGATACCATAGCGATCACACAATACATCAAGGTTGTTACGCTTGCCTGGGAAGATTTTCTTCGCCATCGCCAGGGTATCAGTCACCTTACAGTACTGTTCGGTTTTACCTATTTGAGGATCGAGCTTATCAAACTCATAGTCCATAAAACCGACGTCGAAGGGCGCGTTGTGCGCCACCAGCTCAGCACCCTTGATAAAGTCGAGAAACTCTTGGTGAACTTCACTATATTGCGGCTTATCACGCAAAAACTCATCGGTGATACCGTGAACGCCAATCGCTTCAGACTGGATCTCACGATCTGGCTTAATGTAGACGTGAAAATGTCGCCCCGTCAGTTTGCGGTTGATGATCTCTACCGCACCGATTTCGACAATGCGATGGCCAAGGTAGTGTGGACCACCCTCTTGGTTCATACCCGTGGTTTCGGTATCGAGTACCACGATACGATGCTGATTGGAATTGATGCTGGTATTCATTACAAACTATATGTGTCAGACTATGAGTAATTATGTGCAAGCTCTTATAGTATCAAATCATGACGAAACAAGTGGAAATTTTCACAGATGGTTCTTGCTTAGGCAATCCGGGGCCTGGCGGCTACGGCATCGTTCTTCGCTACAAACAAAATGAAAAGACCTTAGCAAAAGGATTTACCCTTACCACCAACAACCGCATGGAAATGATGGCAACTATCGTCGCGCTCAAAGCTTTAAAAGAGCCTTGTAATGTCATTCTTACCACCGACAGCCAATACGTTCGTCAAGGTATTACGCAGTGGATTCACAATTGGAAAAAACGCGGTTGGAAAACGGCAGATAAAAAGCCAGTTAAAAATGCTGATCTTTGGCAAGCATTAGACAAGGAAACAGAACGCCACCAAATTGATTGGCGTTGGGTCAAAGGTCATGCTGGTCACCGTGAAAACGAAATGTGTGATGAACTGGCGCGCGCAGCCGCAGAAAACCCTACCGATGAAGATGTCGGTTATATTCCCAACTAACCACTACTTTGAGTTGGAAGATACTTTGTAATTGACGCCAATCGGCGTCAATTTTCGTTTTAGCTTCCAATGCGGTTTGATCGGTTTAAGTGGATAAGTGCGTTTGCGTGCCACTATGTAATACAAGCTTCCAAACGGGGCTGCCCAATCGCCCATGCTGTTTTCAAGCCATGTCCACATCGTTCGATAACGCTGCATTGGAAACAGACCATAACGGTCACACTCCACCACTTGGTAGTTTAAAATACCTAGCCAATCTTTGACTCGACTTGGGGTAAACATCCGCCCACTCCAAGGCAAATTGTTTTTTCGCCACGGCATTAAGCTGGCGAGCCCGGTCAAACTGACTGGGTTAAATCCAGTGATGATAAGATAACCATCATCCATCATTACCCGATCAACTTCCCGTAACATGCGATGTGGGTCATTGCAGTAATCCAGTTGATGCGCAAGAATGACCACATCAAAGCTTTTTTCCAAAAAGGGCAAATCGTAGCCATCTGCAATCACATTATGCAAAGGATTGTGGATATCTAGATTAACTTGATGTTGAATATTACAGTTACAGCTAGCTAGCTCGCAGCTTAAGCCGCCCAGTTTTAGCATATGGTAACCAAATAACTTTGGGCACCACTCATCTAACCGAGTTTGGATAGATTCGTTAACCCATTGACCATTTTTTAATTGCGCCCAAGAATGGGGCTGCTGAAGCTTTTTTTCACTGCGTGCTGGTTTCATAGCTAGCTCACTTTGATGAATGGAGACCCAACCATGTTAGATATCAAAAGCATACCTGCATTTAACGACAATTACATCTGGCTGATCGAAAATAGCGATCGCCGTTGTGCTGTCGTCGACCCAGGCGATGCCGCCCCAGTGTTGGACTATCTCCAAAAACACGAGTTAACTTTAGACGCTATTTTGATTACGCATCACCATAATGATCACATCGGTGGCATTCCGGAACTTGTGCGTCAGTTTCCCAACATTGATGTGGTAGGGCCGGCCGATGAACCGGTGCCAACGCTGACACACGCGGTCAGTGCAGGCGATCAAATTAATCTGTTTGATGAAGTATTTATGGTGATTGGCTTAGAAGGACACACGCTCGGTCATATTGGCTATGTGGGTGATGGCAAGTTATTCTGTGGTGACACGCTATTCTCTGCCGGTTGTGGTCGCGTTTTTGAAGGTACGATGGAGCAGATGTTTCTCTCACTGCAAAAACTGGTCTCTTTACCAGAGGAAACCGAAGTTTTCGCTGCCCACGAGTATACAGCCAGTAACATCGCTTTTGCCCTTGCAGTCGAGCCGGACAATGCGCAGTTGCAAAACTACCGTGATGAAGTCAATCGTCTACGAGCACAAAATAAGCCCACTCTACCGACCACTATTCGTCGCGAAAAATGGGTCAATCCATTTTTGCGCACAGATGAGCCCAGTGTCATAAAGTCAGTAAGCAACCGCACCTCACAAATTGATCCGATCTCAATTTTTACAGCATTACGTGAGTGGAAGAACGAATTTTAACGTTTTCTTGCTTGTCATCTAACCAAAGTCGCAAGTATTATCAGCAGCCATTTTTTAAAAGGGCTGTTTCATGCGATTTAAATACCGCTGGGTGGTGGCGCTGCTTTTAGCCGGCTGCCAAACGACCCAGCCTACTACTGAAAAATCTGATGTTCAGACAACTTCAGACAAAAGTTCTACTGTTACAGTAGCTCCAGCATCATCGGTGACTACACCTGTAGAACCTGACGTAGTTGCAGCTCCAGTCGTCACACCTCAATCGCAACAAGATGTGTGGAAACGCATTGCGATGCAATTGGAAATGCCAATTCCGAACCACAAAAAAGTGGACTACTACCGCACTTGGTACTTAAAGCATCCTGGCCATCTAAAAACCGTCTCTCAGCGCGCTGAGCCGTTCCTCTACTTAATTACTGAGAAGATCGAACAACGTGGTTTGCCAATGGAGCTAGCCCTTCTCCCTGTGGTAGAGAGTTCATTCGATGCATTCGCATACTCACATGGTAGTGCCGCCGGTTTATGGCAGTTCGTGCCATCAACAGGCAAGATGTACGGTCTTGAGCAGAATTTCTGGTATGACGGTCGCCGAGATGTACCGGCCGCAACTGACGCCGCTCTCGATTTCCTCACCGACTTAAATCAGCGCTTTGATGGCAACTGGTCACATGCCATCGCTGCCTACAACAGTGGTGGTGGTCGCGTCTCTAGCGCGATTCGTAAAAACAAAAAACTCGGCAAACCAATCGACTTCTTCTCGCTGGATTTACCGAAAGAAACCAGCAGTTATGTACCAAAGCTTCTAGCGCTCGCCGATATTATTGCCAACCAAGAGAAGTATGGCATAGACATACCTGCGATTAAAAACCAACCTGTGGTTGAAGTGGTGCAACCAAACGAGCAGTTAGATCTCGCCATTGCCGCCAACTACGCGGGCATTTCGGTACGCGAGCTGCAAAGCCTTAATCCTGCCTACAACCAATGGGCGACATCACCAGATAAAAACAACCAACTACTTTTACCTGTAGATTCAGTTAAAAAGTTCAAAACAGAACTTACCGCTAATCGCGGAAAAGGAATGAAAGTAGTTCGTTATAAAGTTAAATCTGGCGACACAGTAAGTGTATTAGCGCGTAAGTACAACACTACAACGAAAGTCATCCGTAGTGCCAACAACATGTCCAATAACACAATTCGTGTTGGGCAACATTTGCTGATCCCTGTATCAACTAAAGACGACAAAGCCTATACCCTAAGTGCTTCAAATCGACTGGCAAAAACCCAGTCTACCGCGCGTGGCAAGTACAAGCTCACTCACACAGTTGCTAAAGGTGATAGCTTATGGAGTATTGCTAAAGCCAATAAGGTTTCCCATCAATCCTTAGCAAAATGGAACGGTATGGGACCTCGCGACACATTACGTGTTGGGCAAAAACTGGTGGTATGGAAAAACAGCGCTGATGGTGCAATCATTCGTACTGTGTTCTACAGTGTACGCAATGGAGACACAGTCAGTGGCATTGCCAGCAAGTTTAAGGTTAAGAGCCAAGATGTGGTGAAATGGAACAACTTGCAAAAGAAAAAATATCTGCAACCAGGACAAAAGCTCAAGCTCTACGTAGATGTCACTAAGGTAAGTGTATGACACCATCTAGCAACCCTTTGACCATGCTTGTCGATATCTTCCGCTCGCCGAGTGCGTGCTTTTTAGCGCTGCACCAACGAGGAATGTGGGGTTGGCAGCCGTTTATTGTCTTGCTTATCTCCCCATTTTTCTTTTGGGGTGCCTATTTCGATATGGTGAATTTTGTCTGGTTAAAGCAAGCTCTGCTGCCGCAACTTGAACAAGTTAGCCCAGATCGAGTGGCCTTATTGGATGCCAATACATTGATGGCGACTGAGATTATCTTGGATATTTTTGGTCGTTTCACCACCATTGCCCTGCTCGCATTTTGGTTTTATTTCGCCACTAAACCTAGCCAACATCTACATGGCTATTGGCAGTGGTTTGCTGCCAGTTGCGTGATTATCTTTCCAGCTGTATTGGGTGATCTTGCTAGTTATGTCAGCGCATTGCTTAAGCATGGACAAGTCATGAGTTACGCCGCCGATCTCAATAGCCTCAACGGGCTTCTTAAGCTACCAATGACTCATCACTGGTTTGAGTTCGCCAATGCCCTGCCGTTGTTACTCCCTTGGTATATTGCTCTGGGCTATGCAGCAGTTGGCACTTGGACGGAATTTGAGCGCGGCCAAGCACTGGTGATTTCAGCATTACCTTGGGGCGGTTATTTTATCGCTTGGGCGCTCTATTTACTGATTTTCTAATGCAAAGTCAGTCTACGGCAAACGGAAATAGACCTCTAACGGGTTATGATCAGAGGCATCAGAGATTGGTGCCTTTGCTTTTTCTAGCACTAAGCCTCGATAAAACAGATGATCTAAAGGCAAGCCATTAATAAACAGCTTGCGATGATCTGGATGAAATACCGCAGCTTTTACATTCAATTTGTTCAACAAACCTTTCATAACCGCAAGTCGCTCTTCACTCCAACTGTTAAAGTCCCCAGCAATAATTAATGGACCAGAATGCTTCGCTAAAGCACGCGTCAATGCCGCTAACTGATGCTGGTACTCCTCTGTGCCCAGAGTAAAGTTAACCGCATGAATGTTCACAACGGCCAATGTTTCTCCATTCGACATCGGATAGGTCGCGTAAAGAGCTGACTTAGGTAACATCAGCCATGGCTCCATTTCGGTATAGGCACAAGCTTTTTTCGGCAGTTGGTGAGCAAGGTTCAACACGCCAGCCGAGGTATCGAAAGCTTTAAACGCATCGACCAAATTACCACTCCATTTACCTTGGTCTATCCAGCGACGTAACTGAGGTGTCATGCTTGCTTCTTGCAGCAGTAGCAACTGCTTATCTTGCGAAAGAGCCGCTAATGCAGCCTGCCACTGGGGACGATTTTGCTTGTAGATATTCCATACAAGAATATTAAGCCGCCCATCGTTATCAATCGCGATGGGGTTAGGATTGTTGTAACAAGCTAATTTGGGTGAAACGACATTGGAAGAGAGTGTCGAAACCTGTGCGCGTTGAGGTAGGGTAAACACAACCTGATAGGCGATAAAGCCAAGGGCAATCACGACAAGAGGGAGAGAAAGGAGAACTTTTTTTTTCATGGCTCGGATGTCACTTATAGGGTCAACTCAAACTGTATATCCATATTGAGCGCAGCATCCTACTGAAGCAAAAACAGCAAAAGAGCCTTGCGGCTCTTTTGTCGAGATTAGATAGCGTCTTCGTCTTCTTCGCCAGTACGGATACGAACAACACGTTCAATGTCAGTGATGAAAATTTTACCATCACCAATTTTACCAGTTTGCGCGGTTTCAATGATGGTATCAACACATTGATCAGCCACTTCTGAAGTCACCACGATTTCTAGTTTTACCTTAGGTAGGAAATCAACCATGTACTCAGCGCCACGATAAAGCTCGGTATGGCCTTTTTGACGACCAAAACCTTT
This is a stretch of genomic DNA from Vibrio panuliri. It encodes these proteins:
- a CDS encoding class II glutamine amidotransferase, producing the protein MCELLGMSANVPTDICFSFTGLMQRGGNTGPHRDGWGITFYEGKGFRTFKDPNPSCDSKIAELVQNYPIKSLAVISHIRQANRGAVNLENTHPFTRELWGRYWTFAHNGQLTDYQDLVTGRFRPVGQTDSELAFCWLLKQLEQRYPEPPQDMVGVFRFIAEICDGLREKGVFNMLLSDGEYVMTYCTNHLYWITRRAPFGKASLIDEDVEINFQEETTPNDIVSVIATQPLTDNETWHRMKPGEYGIFHFGELIDGNEQALVDVPFAPKKVASQAPTEPLE
- the lpcA gene encoding D-sedoheptulose 7-phosphate isomerase, encoding MYQDLIKSELTEAADVLNKFLSDDHNIAQIEAAAKLIADSFKQGGKVLSCGNGGSHCDAMHFAEELTGRYRENRPGYPGIAISDPSHLSCVSNDFGYDFVFSRYVEAVGAKGDVLFGLSTSGNSGNILNAIDAAKAKGMKTIALTGKDGGKMAGCADIEIRVPHFGYADRIQEIHIKIIHIVIQLIEKEMEK
- the fadE gene encoding acyl-CoA dehydrogenase FadE translates to MDILLSILGFAVILGICLYHRTSLVVTIGALTATMITLTALGNAGSIAWVLYLAALAVLAIPSIRQSLISRKALTLFRKVLPAMSQTEKEALDAGTVWWEAELFKGKPDWDKLHAIKAPKLSAEEQAFLDGPVEEVCAMVSDYQVTHELADLPPQVWQYLKDHKFFAMIIKKQYGGLEFSAYAQSLVLQKLTGVSGVLSSTVGVPNSLGPGELLQHYGTQAQKEYYLPRLAQGKEIPCFALTSPEAGSDAGAIPDYGVVCYGDWQGEKVLGMRLTWNKRYITLAPVATVLGLAFKLRDPDGLLGEKKDLGITCALIPTHLKGVEIGNRHFPLNVPFQNGPTRANDLFVPIDYIIGGEKMAGQGWRMLVECLSVGRGITLPSNSTGGIKTAALATGAYARIRRQFKQPIGHMEGVEEPLARLAGNAYVMDAASELTVAGIDLGEKPSVISAIVKYHCTHRGQRSIIDAMDIVGGKGICLGPSNFLARGYQGAPIAVTVEGANILTRSMIIFGQGAIRCHPYVLSEMEAAYSDHSDALTQFDAALAGHVSFTISNLVRSFWLGLTDGRFSASPVKDQTQRYYQQLNRYSANIALLADISMAVLGGSLKRKERLSARLGDVLSQLYLSSATLKRFDIEGRNEQDLPLVHWGMQDSLYQTERAIEGLLANFPNKTVAALLKFIVMPLGRARKAPSDKLDSQVAQLLQTPSDTRSRLGRNQYLTASEYNPAGRIEQALHIILKAEPLFDKVCQAQGKRKPFLMLDKIAQQGLELGVLEQQEAQLLIEAEQQRLYVINVDDFDPQELAAKPLQPLAMGEVA
- a CDS encoding TIGR03503 family protein → MLRIGFALLGLLVSSLCFATQSASMSLLDNRFRVDPSIEQITFVIYRAENSVPVVLVRPDGRKYYSHRHPDNVRWYQESAMDIISIEKPMPGPWQAVGKVTPKNKIKLISHLKLSSDVLPERLFQDEQIKFTARLTSDDKPLLLRDFLDRVKLKVTFTKFVENEESLIKEARPVPIEIGEFADDGIDLDEKAGDGVFTVKLPITPAPGKYRVRITSGNGVFLRAQEQEVLVYPNPITLTFIQSRQEQQSHQVIFTGEQGMIEPGSLAAHIEHTDAQGVTIAVEGAAASAESMNVELAIPYSGVIGEYSWQGEAYATELGSGRELMFPLSEHTYSVVKDIDLAETRRLQEQEREKQAKLLAEKRIAEAREAQRKKSMLIIAIGNVVVVILGLVIWFVMRKLKAKRAAIPEMQLEMPKK
- the dnaQ gene encoding DNA polymerase III subunit epsilon gives rise to the protein MNTSINSNQHRIVVLDTETTGMNQEGGPHYLGHRIVEIGAVEIINRKLTGRHFHVYIKPDREIQSEAIGVHGITDEFLRDKPQYSEVHQEFLDFIKGAELVAHNAPFDVGFMDYEFDKLDPQIGKTEQYCKVTDTLAMAKKIFPGKRNNLDVLCDRYGIDNSHRTLHGALLDAEILADVYLLMTGGQTSLQFNTGSNSEGVGGESIKRVSGERKSLKVLRATADEIEAHNSRLDIVEKNGSCLWRQ
- the rnhA gene encoding ribonuclease HI yields the protein MTKQVEIFTDGSCLGNPGPGGYGIVLRYKQNEKTLAKGFTLTTNNRMEMMATIVALKALKEPCNVILTTDSQYVRQGITQWIHNWKKRGWKTADKKPVKNADLWQALDKETERHQIDWRWVKGHAGHRENEMCDELARAAAENPTDEDVGYIPN
- a CDS encoding class I SAM-dependent methyltransferase, which translates into the protein MKPARSEKKLQQPHSWAQLKNGQWVNESIQTRLDEWCPKLFGYHMLKLGGLSCELASCNCNIQHQVNLDIHNPLHNVIADGYDLPFLEKSFDVVILAHQLDYCNDPHRMLREVDRVMMDDGYLIITGFNPVSLTGLASLMPWRKNNLPWSGRMFTPSRVKDWLGILNYQVVECDRYGLFPMQRYRTMWTWLENSMGDWAAPFGSLYYIVARKRTYPLKPIKPHWKLKRKLTPIGVNYKVSSNSK